A genomic region of Aspergillus oryzae RIB40 DNA, chromosome 1 contains the following coding sequences:
- a CDS encoding uncharacterized protein (reductases with broad range of substrate specificities) — protein sequence MSMTVSDSTQIRDGFPRPFPDTPANVLEQFKLNGKVVVVTGAADGIGLAVAEAMAEAGAHVALWYNSNDAAIKRGEELAKDHGVRTVAYKVDVSNPEEVQKAVADVVRDFERIDVFVANAGMAISKPILEQTLDEYRKQMSVNVDGVVACAKYAGEVFQRQGSGNLIITSSMSAHIVNVPTDQPVYNGSKAFVTQFGKSLAREWRDFARVNIVSPGFFETKMGASPLALNEAYRMAVLGRQGHVKEIKGLYLYLASDASTYMTGSDVLIDGGYVLP from the exons ATGTCCATGACGGTATCTGACTCCACGCAAATCCGGGACGGCTTCCCACGACCGTTCCCGGATACTCCTGCGAATGTACTGGAGCAGTTTAAGCTGAACGGcaaggttgttgttgtaACGGGCGCAGCGGATGGTATTGGtcttgctgttgctgaggcTATGGCTGAGGCTGGGGCCCATGTCGCTTTGTGGTATAATTC AAATGATGCAGCTATTAAGAGGGGTGAAGAGTTGGCGAAGGATCATGGAGTTAGGACTGTTGCTTATAAGGTTGAtg TATCGAACCCCGAGGAGGTCCAGAAGGCCGTGGCGGATGTTGTGAGGGATTTTGAGAGGATTGATGTCTTCGTTGCTAACGCTG GAATGGCTATCTCCAAACCGATCCTGGAACAGACGCTGGATGAATACAGGAAGCAGATGTCTGTTAATG TGGACGGAGTTGTCGCCTGCGCAAAATATGCAGGCGAAGTATTCCAACGTCAAGGTTCTGGAAACCTGATCATCACGTCAAGTATGAGCGCACATATCGTAAATGTGCCCACCGACCAACCCGTCTACAATGGATCCAAGGCCTTTGTGACCCAGTTCGGTAAGTCGCTTGCTCGTGAATGGCGGGATTTTGCACGGGTAAACATTGTCTCTCCGGGTTTCTTTGAAACGAAAATGGGTGCAAGCCCGCTTGCTCTGAACGAGGCGTACCGGATGGCAGTGCTTGGCAGGCAGGGGCATGTGAAGGAGATTAAGGGTCTTTATCTCTATCTGGCCAGTGATGCGTCGACGTATATGACTGGTAGTGATGTGTTAATTGATGGTGGCTATGTACTTCCTTAA
- a CDS encoding FPP/GGPP synthase family protein (geranylgeranyl pyrophosphate synthase/Polyprenyl synthetase), which produces MPQRNMDQALEFDQNMTQVRRPRDDQENHEGTDADEGQGTTTSNRFYTQYDILAPFTKADAEKICMEPFEYTRSLPGKNTVGKVIESLRPWLNISDRSAAVLTDVMTMLQNSSLMLDDIEDGSQLRRGAPAAHVKYGLSQTINSTTYIIAKVVSEVQTHLRLECAKVLSEELQTLTLGQALDLNWTFNKTCPSVNEYLVMIDHKTGGFFRLMLRIMEIEANATPNDELRHLITLLGRYYQIRDDYQNIASDEYTTKKGFCDDLSEGKFSFPLIHLLEHSPNASTLHKMIYDGQPVDEGKMSEEAKSYIISQMKEVGSLDYTQEVLSGLFSSIWETAERTEKAMGENMGFKALCQSLKL; this is translated from the exons ATGCCTCAACGAAATATGGACCAAGCTTTGGAGTTTGACCAAAACATGACCCAAGTCCGGCGCCCTAGGGATGATCAAGAGAATCATGAAGGAACAGACGCAGATGAGGGGCAGGGCACAACAACTAGTAATAGGTTCTATACCCAATACGATATCCTCGCGCCGTTCACGAAGGCCGACGCAGAAAAG ATCTGCATGGAGCCCTTCGAATACACTAGGTCTCTTCCTGGCAAGAACACCGTTGGTAAGGTAATCGAGAGCTTGCGGCCTTGGTTGAATATTTCCGATCGTTCTGCGGCGGTCCTTACGGACGTCATGACGATGTTGCAGAATTCGTCCTTGAT GCTagatgatatcgaagacgGTTCTCAACTTCGGCGCGGTGCACCGGCAGCACACGTTAAATATGGCCTGAGCCAAACAATAAACAGCACGACGTATATAATTGCCAAGGTTGTCTCCGAGGTTCAGACTCATCTCCGACTAGAGTGTGCTAAAGTTCTGTCTG AAGAACTCCAAACCCTCACCTTAGGTCAAGCTCTCGATCTCAACTGGACATTCAATAAAACGTGTCCCAGTGTAAATGAATACCTTGTCATGATCGACCACAAGACTGGAGGTTTCTTCCGTCTGATGCTTCGGATCATGGAGATTGAAGCCAATGCTACGCCAAACGACGAGCTACGTCATTTAATTACTCTGCTGGGGAGGTACTACCAAATCAGGGATGATTACCAGAATATAGCTTCTGACGAG TACACCACCAAGAAGGGCTTCTGCGATGATCTTTCCGAGGGAAAGTTTTCGTTTCCTCTTATCCATCTGCTCGAGCATAGTCCCAATGCCAGTACGTTACACAAGATGATATATGACGGACAACCTGTGGACGAGGGGAAAATGTCTGAGGAGGCAAAGTCGTACATCATCTCGCAGATGAAGGAAGTAGGTAGCCTGGATTATACGCAGGAGGTTCTCAGTGGCCTCTTTAGCTCTATATGGGAGACGGCAGAGAGGACTGAAAAAGCTATGGGAGAAAACATGGGGTTCAAGGCTCTCTGCCAATCATTGAAACTGTGA